One Aegilops tauschii subsp. strangulata cultivar AL8/78 chromosome 7, Aet v6.0, whole genome shotgun sequence genomic window carries:
- the LOC109766622 gene encoding putative cyclin-dependent kinase F-2, whose product MAISMLSATPPHGQAGTLWYMAPERLLGKPDYDELVDAWSLGCVMAELLAGEPLFRGHSATDQLLRIFRVLGGTCMASTPLAAAGQKLLTRRGGSRLRELFPEERLSRDGSEVLEGLLTWDPGERRSNAHGLLAPPTSRLQPHRMRARPPFYLITWECISGYFAV is encoded by the exons ATGGCCATTTCCATGTTGAGCGCGACGCCGCCGCACGGCCAGGCCGGCACGCTCTGGTACATGGCTCCCGAGAGACTCCTGGGGAAGCCGGACTACGACGAGCTCGTGGACGCCTGGTCGCTCGGCTGCGTCATGGCGGAGCTGCTCGCCGGCGAGCCATTGTTCCGTGGCCACAGCGCGACCGACCAGCTCCTGAGAATCTTCCGCGTGCTCGGCGGCACGTGTATGGCATCcacgccgctcgccgccgcggGGCAGAAGCTGCTGACCCGCCGAGGCGGCAGCCGGCTTCGTGAGCTGTTCCCCGAGGAGCGCCTGTCGCGCGACGGGTCCGAGGTTTTAGAGGGGCTCCTCACGTGGGACCCCGGCGAGC GGCGCTCCAATGCCCATGGTTTGCTGGCACCGCCGACGTCCCGGCTTCAGCCGCACAGGATGCGTGCTCGACCACCATTCTACCTCATCACTTGGGAGTGCATTTCC GGATATTTTGCTGTGTGA